The Lycium barbarum isolate Lr01 chromosome 10, ASM1917538v2, whole genome shotgun sequence genome includes a region encoding these proteins:
- the LOC132613820 gene encoding tetraketide alpha-pyrone reductase 1-like, which translates to MPKKPQKINDSPSLNQLQESPTFPYIYTPIHELGATKKLKNMEIKEDKNIVVEENTNNYKGKVCVTGASGFVASWLIKRLLLSGYHVIGTVRDPGNQKKVGHLWKLQGAKERLRLVKANLTDEGSFDDAIMGCEGVFHTASPVLGKPTFDATVEILNPAVDGTLNVLRSCKKNARLRRVVLTSSSSTARVRDDIDPNIPLDESSWSSVEFCKKFEIWYVLSKTLAEKAAWEFCEKNNIDLVTLLPSFIIGPSLPPDLCSTANDVLGLLKGQTDKFEFHGRMGYVHIDDVALSHILVYEHPSAHGRFLCSSKVLDNNQLVSVLSERYPSLPIPKRFKELDRPPYEFNTSKLEGLGMKFKSIEEMFDDCIAFLKERGLISSI; encoded by the exons ATGCCAAAAAAGCCACAGAAAATTAATGATTCACCTTCTTTAAACCAACTTCAAGAAAGCCCAACTTTTCCCTATATATACACACCAATACATGAACTTGGTGCTACCAAGAAgttgaaaaacatggaaataaaAGAGGATAAAAATATAGTAGTAGAAGAAAACACCAATAATTACAAGGGAAAAGTATGTGTGACAGGTGCATCTGGTTTTGTAGCTTCATGGTTGATCAAACGTCTTCTCTTGTCTGGTTATCATGTCATTGGCACAGTTAGAGATCCAG GGAACCAGAAGAAAGTAGGACATCTATGGAAGCTACAAGGAGCAAAGGAGAGACTCCGTCTGGTGAAGGCTAACCTAACTGATGAAGGCAGCTTTGATGATGCCATTATGGGTTGTGAAGGTGTTTTTCATACTGCCTCACCTGTCTTGGGAAAGCCTACTTTTGATGCCACG GTTGAAATCTTGAATCCTGCAGTAGATGGTACCTTAAATGTGCTAAGATCCTGTAAGAAAAATGCAAGACTGAGACGTGTGGTTTTGACTTCCTCTTCTTCGACAGCAAGGGTAAGAGATGACATTGACCCTAACATACCCTTGGATGAATCATCTTGGAGCTCTGTCGAATTCTGCAAAAAATTTGAG ATTTGGTATGTACTATCAAAGACCCTAGCTGAGAAGGCTGCTTGGGAATTCTGTGAAAAAAACAACATTGATCTTGTGACACTACTTCCCTCTTTCATCATTGGGCCAAGTTTGCCTCCAGATTTGTGTTCAACAGCAAATGATGTTCTTGGTTTGCTTAAAGGACAGACAGATAAGTTTGAATTCCATGGAAGAATGGGTTACGTTCACATAGATGATGTAGCTCTCTCTCATATACTTGTTTATGAGCATCCAAGTGCTCATGGGAGGTTCCTTTGCAGCTCAAAAGTTCTTGACAACAATCAACTTGTCTCGGTTCTATCAGAGCGCTACCCGTCTTTGCCTATTCCTAAAAG GTTTAAGGAATTGGATCGACCTCCCTATGAATTCAACACTTCGAAGCTGGAGGGCTTAGGAATGAAATTCAAGTCCATTGAAGAGATGTTTGATGATTGCATCGCATTCCTCAAAGAGAGAGGCCTTATTTCTTCCATCTAA
- the LOC132615289 gene encoding mitochondrial intermembrane space import and assembly protein 40 homolog → MGQVQSDVTDNQSQSVNNDSQPRSLDSLIAEAAAYGEDGEDESIDEKARKALECPCIAHLRGGPCGDQFSDAFLCFLKSTAEEKGSECVSPFVALQSCIKASPNAFSKDVLEDNDDDVSNKDEVQKEETPKQEYRIIPPIWSVESKGTNRNKL, encoded by the exons ATGGGACAAGTGCAAAGTGATGTCACTGACAATCAATCTCAAAGTGTTAATAATGATTCTCAACCACGTTCTCTTGATTCTTTGATTGCTG AAGCTGCAGCATATGGTGAAGATGGTGAGGATGAG TCAATTGACGAGAAAGCTCGGAAAGCCCTAGAATGCCCTTGCATTGCTCATTTACGGGGTGGCCCCTGCGGTGACCAGTTTTCAGACGCTTTCCTCTGTTTCCTCAAGAGCACAGCTGAAGAAAAG GGCTCTGAGTGCGTTAGTCCGTTTGTCGCTCTTCAAAGCTGTATCAAGGCAAGTCCTAATGCTTTTTCGAAGGATGTCCTTGaggacaatgatgatgatgtgagCAACAAAGATGAAGTCCAGAAGGAGGAAACACCAAAACAAGAATATAGAATCATCCCTCCTATTTGGTCTGTAGAATCAAAGGGGACTAACCGTAATAAGCTCTAG